In one window of Megalopta genalis isolate 19385.01 chromosome 4, iyMegGena1_principal, whole genome shotgun sequence DNA:
- the LOC117218399 gene encoding chymotrypsin-1, whose translation MISGTGTSKMPAALFSLLAVLAVANAAALPGLEPRIVNGEDAKLGEIPYQVSLQKSNSHFCGGSVLNTNYVLTAAHCVEGQIATAVKVVVGTINWQDQQNVHAVDKIIIHEGYNPRDSWRNDIALLKLKTPLKLDKNIAAVRLPKENEAVAAKSPAVVSGWGRTSVGGPIPNILQKAKLQITDQTVCKNAYKNIGSVYETHICANDPSTTRGACNGDSGGPLVVDGKIVGIVSWSMSCALSQYPTVYTRVASYVSWVNQHAV comes from the exons ATGATTTCTGGCACTGGTACAAGCAAAATGCCTGCAGCTTTGTTCTCACTTCTTGCGGTGTTGGCCGTGGCTAATG CTGCAGCGCTGCCCGGACTAGAACCCCGAATCGTAAATGGCGAAGACGCGAAGCTGGGCGAAATTCCGTACCAG GTGTCTCTCCAAAAAAGCAACAGTCACTTCTGCGGCGGATCAGTGCTTAATACGAACTACGTTCTCACGGCAGCCCATTGCGTAGAAGG ACAAATAGCAACTGCAGTGAAAGTCGTCGTTGGCACGATAAACTGGCAGGATCAGCAGAACGTGCACGCGGTCGACAAGATCATTATACACGAAGGCTACAACCCTAGGGACTCCTGGCGAAATGACATTGCTCTGCTCAAG TTAAAGACACCACTCAAGTTGGACAAAAACATCGCCGCCGTTCGCCTGCCGAAAGAAAACGAAGCAGTTGCTGCTAAGTCGCCAGCCGTAGTGTCAGGATGGGGTCGTACCAGC GTTGGCGGACCAATCCCGAATATCCTCCAGAAGGCGAAACTCCAGATAACCGATCAAACTGTTTGCAAGAATGCATACAAAAATATCGGCAGCGTTTATGAAACTCATATCTGTGCTAACGATCCATCGACGACGAGGGGAGCATGCAAC GGTGACTCTGGCGGCCCACTGGTAGTAGACGGCAAGATCGTTGGTATCGTGTCTTGGTCAATGTCGTGCGCCCTTTCCCAATATCCGACAGTTTACACGCGCGTTGCTTCTTACGTCAGTTGGGTTAATCAGCACGCTGTATAA